A DNA window from Tenuifilaceae bacterium CYCD contains the following coding sequences:
- a CDS encoding phosphohydrolase, with amino-acid sequence MKERSFYLDLLNQHIKNPKMVAHCLASEAVLRALAEKLGEDKDVWGIAGLLHDLDVEITNGDSKKHALVAADMLKDILSNDAVDAIRMHNEEATGMPRTLKFQFALAAGETITGLIFATALVYPDKKISSVKVKSITKRMKEKLFAASVNRDTIMECEKLGMNIDEFAQLSLDALIPIQEDLGF; translated from the coding sequence ATGAAAGAGCGCAGTTTTTATCTCGATTTGCTTAATCAGCATATAAAAAATCCTAAAATGGTTGCCCATTGCCTGGCTTCCGAGGCTGTTTTAAGGGCTTTGGCTGAAAAATTAGGAGAGGACAAAGATGTTTGGGGTATTGCTGGTTTGCTTCACGATTTGGATGTTGAGATTACCAATGGCGATTCTAAAAAACATGCCCTGGTTGCGGCCGATATGTTAAAGGATATTCTGTCGAATGATGCCGTAGATGCAATTCGAATGCATAACGAAGAGGCTACAGGAATGCCTCGTACCTTAAAGTTTCAGTTTGCGCTGGCCGCTGGCGAAACAATTACAGGGTTGATTTTTGCTACTGCGCTGGTTTATCCCGATAAAAAGATCTCGAGCGTTAAGGTAAAATCCATTACCAAACGCATGAAGGAGAAGTTATTTGCTGCATCGGTAAACCGCGATACAATAATGGAGTGCGAAAAGTTGGGAATGAATATCGATGAGTTTGCCCAGCTCTCCCTCGATGCTCTTATTCCTATTCAGGAGGATTTAGGCTTTTAA
- a CDS encoding sodium:proton antiporter, whose product MSSAFTILVVGGIVFLSHWFHGIFEKKGIPDVLLLMLVGLFVGPILGIIHAEDFGVAGPMFTSITLVIILFEGGLGLNLNELKNSIRGSTSLTLINFFATFIVVGVIAYFLLGLDLLVALTLGAILGGTSSAVVIPMVRLLKIREESRTILVLESAISDVLCIVFALALIEATMSGSLQVGLIIGKILSSFILAAVVGIAGAIVWSILLNRIRTIQNSIFTTPAFVFIVYGVAELLGYSGAISALLFGITLVNIEQFNFSFLKKYVTTEPIALNQTERVFFSEIVFLLKTFFFVYIGLSIRLDSFTALLFGLVLAIVMFVVRIPVVRYSIKSPLPIFDKTIMAAMVPKGLAAAVLAGIPMQQGIVGGELVRNVTYAVVLISIVFTSVLIPMFSHCERFSAVYGWLIRFRLINVKNKPKEEDIPVE is encoded by the coding sequence ATGAGCTCTGCATTTACAATTCTTGTGGTTGGTGGAATAGTATTCCTTTCGCATTGGTTTCATGGAATATTCGAGAAGAAGGGGATTCCCGATGTACTCCTGCTAATGCTTGTAGGGTTGTTTGTTGGCCCAATACTGGGGATTATCCATGCCGAGGATTTTGGGGTAGCTGGACCAATGTTTACATCCATTACTCTGGTAATTATTCTTTTCGAGGGTGGTCTGGGGCTGAACCTGAACGAACTTAAAAATTCGATTCGTGGTTCTACTTCGCTTACGCTAATAAACTTCTTTGCTACGTTTATAGTTGTTGGTGTTATTGCATACTTTCTGCTTGGACTAGATTTACTAGTCGCTTTAACATTAGGGGCTATATTAGGCGGAACATCGTCGGCGGTGGTAATTCCAATGGTTCGGTTGCTCAAAATTAGGGAGGAGTCCCGAACAATACTGGTGCTTGAATCGGCCATAAGCGATGTGCTTTGCATTGTATTTGCTTTAGCTTTAATTGAGGCCACTATGAGTGGGAGTTTACAGGTTGGATTGATTATAGGAAAGATTTTATCATCGTTTATTTTAGCAGCAGTTGTTGGGATTGCTGGTGCAATTGTATGGTCTATCCTGTTAAACAGAATACGAACAATTCAGAACTCAATATTTACAACCCCTGCGTTTGTGTTTATTGTGTATGGTGTTGCCGAACTATTGGGGTACAGCGGGGCAATATCGGCGTTGCTATTTGGAATTACGCTGGTTAATATTGAGCAGTTCAACTTTTCGTTTCTGAAAAAGTATGTTACCACTGAACCCATTGCGCTGAATCAAACAGAACGGGTGTTCTTCTCGGAGATCGTTTTCCTACTTAAAACCTTCTTTTTCGTTTACATAGGGCTATCAATTCGGCTCGATAGTTTTACGGCCCTGCTGTTTGGGCTGGTTTTGGCCATTGTAATGTTTGTGGTGCGTATTCCTGTAGTGCGATACTCCATAAAATCGCCTCTTCCTATTTTCGATAAAACCATAATGGCTGCAATGGTGCCAAAGGGACTGGCTGCTGCAGTTCTTGCAGGTATTCCTATGCAGCAGGGAATTGTGGGGGGTGAGTTGGTGCGCAATGTTACCTATGCCGTAGTGCTCATAAGTATTGTTTTTACCAGTGTGCTAATCCCAATGTTTTCTCATTGCGAGCGTTTTAGCGCTGTTTACGGATGGCTAATCCGCTTTCGTTTAATTAATGTTAAGAATAAACCTAAGGAGGAGGACATCCCCGTTGAGTAA